A stretch of Exiguobacterium sp. BMC-KP DNA encodes these proteins:
- a CDS encoding mannitol-1-phosphate 5-dehydrogenase: MKAIHFGAGNIGRGFIGLQLVKTGYEVCFVDVNTTVVDALKARNTYEVGYASEQGGREHVKGVTALNSITEPEQVIAAIREADVITTAVGPSLLSKVAPLIAEGLRQRDNQTPVYVIACENMIGGSKHLQAEVAKHHPIAENRYFPNAAVDRIVPLQHHEDPLYVEVEEFFEWVIETRGLPEGYPRIEGVTYVENIEPFIERKLFTVNTGHAIASYLGALFQKETIAESLTDPRIRRGVQTALYETGWLLLEKYGFNPVDHSAYIQKNMKRFENPRIHDEIIRVARSPIRKLSPSDRLVKPAKELMERGIEADGLARGIAAALTYFDPNDSESSELNAYISKNGIEDALNAYLQLSATDPLGSRIVEHYEAMQQQVNSIA, encoded by the coding sequence ATGAAAGCCATCCATTTTGGTGCCGGAAACATTGGACGCGGATTCATCGGCTTACAACTCGTCAAAACAGGCTACGAAGTCTGTTTCGTTGATGTCAATACGACGGTCGTAGATGCGTTAAAAGCAAGAAACACCTATGAGGTCGGATATGCCTCAGAGCAAGGTGGGCGTGAACATGTCAAGGGTGTCACAGCGCTTAATAGCATTACTGAACCTGAACAGGTCATCGCGGCGATTCGCGAGGCGGACGTGATTACGACAGCAGTTGGACCTAGCCTGTTATCAAAAGTAGCTCCTTTGATTGCGGAAGGGTTACGGCAACGTGATAATCAAACACCCGTCTATGTCATTGCTTGCGAGAACATGATTGGTGGATCAAAACATCTACAAGCAGAAGTCGCAAAACACCATCCGATTGCTGAGAATCGGTATTTCCCGAATGCAGCGGTGGACCGGATCGTACCACTTCAGCATCATGAAGATCCGTTGTACGTCGAAGTCGAAGAGTTCTTCGAATGGGTGATTGAGACGAGAGGACTTCCGGAAGGGTACCCACGGATTGAAGGCGTAACCTATGTCGAGAACATCGAACCGTTCATCGAGCGGAAGCTCTTCACTGTCAATACGGGACATGCAATTGCTTCGTATCTCGGGGCACTGTTCCAGAAAGAGACGATTGCCGAAAGTCTAACGGATCCCCGCATTCGTCGTGGTGTCCAGACAGCACTATACGAAACAGGTTGGTTGTTACTTGAAAAGTATGGTTTCAACCCAGTCGATCATAGCGCTTATATCCAAAAGAATATGAAACGCTTTGAGAATCCACGGATTCACGATGAAATCATTCGTGTTGCCCGCTCACCGATTCGTAAACTGAGCCCAAGTGACCGACTCGTCAAACCTGCGAAGGAATTGATGGAGCGAGGAATCGAAGCGGACGGATTAGCACGAGGAATTGCAGCTGCATTGACCTATTTCGATCCAAATGATTCAGAATCTTCAGAATTAAATGCGTATATCTCGAAAAATGGAATTGAAGACGCCTTAAACGCATATCTCCAATTATCAGCAACGGATCCACTTGGCTCTCGAATCGTCGAACATTATGAAGCAATGCAACAACAAGTTAATTCGATTGCGTAA
- a CDS encoding DUF779 domain-containing protein, with protein sequence MVERVQATAACLELIDQLREKHGPLMFHQSGGCCDGSSPMCFAQGDLFLGDQDKKLGEIGGCPFYIHEDQYEYWKHTQLIIDVVNGRGGMFSLEGVEGKRFLTRSRAFTKEEYAELSASN encoded by the coding sequence ATGGTGGAACGTGTTCAGGCGACGGCAGCTTGTCTTGAATTGATCGACCAGTTGAGAGAAAAACACGGTCCGTTGATGTTTCATCAATCTGGTGGTTGTTGCGATGGCAGTTCCCCGATGTGTTTTGCGCAGGGCGATCTTTTCCTTGGAGATCAGGATAAAAAACTCGGAGAGATTGGTGGCTGTCCGTTTTACATTCACGAAGATCAGTATGAATACTGGAAACATACCCAGCTCATCATTGATGTCGTGAATGGTCGGGGTGGAATGTTCTCACTTGAAGGTGTCGAAGGAAAACGTTTTTTGACACGTTCCCGTGCGTTCACGAAAGAGGAATACGCTGAGCTGTCAGCTTCAAACTAA
- the adh gene encoding aldehyde dehydrogenase: protein MIYDIPNKQGSKVQYKERYENYINGKWTAPVGGEYFDNVTPVTGKVLCQVARSTKEDIELALDAAHAAKEAWGKTSVTERSNILNKIANRMEENLEMLAYAETLENGKAVRETLNADLPLAIDHFRYFAGVIRAQEGSVGELDQDTVAYHFHEPLGVVGQIIPWNFPLLMAVWKLAPALAAGNCVVLKPAEQTPASIMVLVELIEDLLPAGVLNIVNGFGLEAGKPLASSKRIAKIAFTGETTTGRLIMQYASQNLIPVTLELGGKSPNIFFEDIMQADDAFFDKAIEGLLMFALNQGEVCTCPSRALIQESIYEPFMERVLERVKAIKIGNPLDADVMMGAQASNEQMEKILSYLEIGKSEGAECLVGGERNMLEGDLAEGYYIQPTIFKGHNKMRIFQEEIFGPVLSVTTFKTEEEALEIANDTLYGLGAGVWTRDMNRAYRFGRAIEAGRVWTNCYHQYPAHAAFGGYKMSGIGRENHKMMLNHYQRTKNLLVSYNPNKLGFF from the coding sequence ATGATTTACGACATTCCGAACAAGCAAGGGTCAAAAGTACAGTACAAGGAACGGTATGAAAACTACATTAATGGAAAGTGGACGGCACCTGTCGGGGGAGAATATTTTGATAATGTGACACCTGTTACCGGTAAGGTTTTGTGCCAAGTCGCTCGTTCTACTAAGGAAGACATCGAACTCGCTCTTGACGCAGCGCATGCTGCGAAAGAAGCATGGGGAAAAACATCTGTAACGGAACGTTCAAATATTTTAAATAAGATCGCCAATCGAATGGAAGAAAATCTCGAGATGCTCGCTTATGCGGAAACACTCGAAAACGGGAAAGCAGTCCGTGAGACACTCAACGCGGACTTACCACTCGCGATTGACCACTTCCGCTATTTCGCTGGAGTCATTCGTGCACAAGAAGGTTCAGTCGGGGAACTCGACCAAGATACGGTGGCGTATCACTTCCACGAGCCACTTGGCGTCGTCGGTCAAATCATTCCGTGGAACTTCCCACTCTTGATGGCTGTCTGGAAACTAGCACCAGCACTCGCAGCAGGAAACTGCGTCGTCTTAAAACCGGCAGAACAAACACCAGCGAGCATCATGGTACTCGTTGAGCTCATTGAGGATTTACTACCAGCGGGTGTTCTTAACATCGTCAACGGCTTTGGTCTCGAAGCTGGGAAACCGCTCGCCTCGAGCAAACGAATCGCCAAAATCGCCTTTACGGGTGAGACGACAACAGGACGCTTGATCATGCAGTATGCTTCGCAAAACTTGATTCCGGTCACACTCGAGCTCGGTGGAAAATCCCCAAATATCTTCTTTGAGGATATCATGCAGGCAGATGATGCCTTCTTCGATAAAGCAATCGAAGGATTACTGATGTTCGCATTAAACCAAGGCGAAGTTTGTACATGTCCTTCGCGTGCCTTGATTCAAGAATCAATCTATGAGCCGTTCATGGAACGTGTTCTTGAGCGCGTCAAAGCCATAAAAATCGGAAATCCACTTGATGCGGATGTCATGATGGGTGCTCAAGCATCGAACGAGCAGATGGAGAAAATTCTTTCGTATCTCGAAATCGGTAAGTCTGAAGGCGCCGAATGTCTCGTCGGTGGAGAACGCAACATGTTAGAAGGGGATCTTGCGGAAGGTTATTACATCCAACCAACGATCTTCAAAGGGCACAATAAAATGCGAATCTTCCAAGAAGAAATTTTCGGACCGGTCTTGTCGGTCACGACATTCAAGACGGAAGAAGAAGCGCTTGAGATTGCGAATGATACGCTGTACGGTCTTGGAGCCGGCGTTTGGACGCGTGATATGAACCGTGCTTACCGGTTTGGTCGTGCGATCGAAGCTGGGCGCGTCTGGACGAACTGTTATCACCAATACCCAGCTCACGCAGCATTTGGCGGTTACAAAATGTCAGGTATCGGACGTGAAAACCACAAAATGATGCTCAACCATTACCAACGGACGAAAAATCTACTCGTTAGCTACAACCCGAATAAACTCGGTTTCTTCTAA
- a CDS encoding PTS sugar transporter subunit IIA produces MTTTMNLSPELVLLDQQFADETAAITAAGQLLVDYGYVEAGYIESMHERHALSTVYIGNDVAIPHGTEAAKSQVKKTGLSILQVPQGVTFGTEQARLVIGIAGVGDEHLELLSNIAVICSDEENVNRIVAATSKEEIIALLTAEV; encoded by the coding sequence ATGACAACGACTATGAACCTTTCACCGGAACTTGTATTACTCGATCAACAATTTGCAGACGAGACAGCAGCCATTACGGCTGCTGGTCAACTTCTCGTCGATTACGGATATGTCGAAGCTGGATACATCGAATCGATGCATGAGCGTCATGCGTTATCAACGGTCTACATCGGCAACGATGTTGCGATTCCCCACGGAACAGAGGCGGCAAAATCACAAGTCAAAAAAACTGGTCTATCGATTTTGCAAGTACCGCAAGGCGTAACATTTGGAACGGAACAAGCACGACTTGTCATCGGGATAGCCGGTGTTGGTGATGAGCATCTTGAGTTACTATCAAATATCGCAGTCATCTGCTCTGACGAAGAAAACGTAAATCGCATTGTGGCAGCGACATCAAAAGAAGAAATCATCGCTTTGTTAACAGCGGAGGTGTAA
- a CDS encoding S66 family peptidase: protein MKYPFLGWTGQTIGVTAPSSGLREQQHKWVERAVEQVQARQMTVRLGETIWSHQYAESAPVKQRAEELNRMMTDKTIDAVIPPFGGERAIDILPELTPSAYQVKWLLGYSDISTLLLSLTLQTGIATAHGPNFIELRSEEWDETRSAWRRVLATVSGGSVTQWASDRYQADWVSDEHAERSIFQLTEQTEWKALDERTEVTGRLLGGCLETIRHLIGTPYGDVDRFQRDELNGEAILWYFEVSEANSAEVHRTLRQMAYAGWFNHASGFLFGRTSAQIVEDLTWLHVYQNLSDETGLPVLYDLDIGHQPPQLTLVNGATGTIRIQGKDSRIDITFN from the coding sequence ATGAAATATCCATTTTTAGGTTGGACAGGTCAAACGATCGGAGTGACGGCGCCCTCCTCTGGATTACGCGAACAACAACATAAATGGGTTGAACGAGCAGTAGAACAGGTACAAGCACGACAAATGACCGTCCGTTTAGGCGAAACGATTTGGTCGCATCAATACGCTGAAAGTGCGCCGGTCAAGCAAAGAGCTGAAGAATTAAATCGCATGATGACGGATAAGACGATTGATGCCGTCATCCCGCCATTTGGCGGAGAACGTGCGATTGACATTTTACCTGAATTGACGCCATCTGCTTATCAAGTGAAATGGCTGCTTGGTTATTCAGACATCAGTACATTATTACTCAGTCTGACGCTTCAGACAGGGATCGCGACAGCACATGGTCCGAATTTCATTGAACTTCGGAGTGAAGAATGGGATGAGACGAGAAGTGCATGGCGACGGGTATTAGCAACGGTATCGGGAGGAAGCGTCACACAATGGGCTTCCGATCGTTATCAAGCTGATTGGGTAAGCGATGAACATGCGGAGCGTTCTATCTTTCAACTGACGGAACAGACAGAATGGAAAGCACTCGATGAGCGAACAGAAGTGACAGGACGATTGCTTGGCGGTTGTCTTGAGACGATTCGTCATTTGATTGGAACACCATATGGAGATGTTGATCGGTTCCAGCGAGACGAGTTAAACGGGGAAGCAATTCTTTGGTATTTCGAGGTGTCAGAAGCAAATTCAGCAGAGGTACATCGGACATTACGACAAATGGCATACGCCGGCTGGTTCAATCATGCGTCTGGCTTTTTATTTGGTCGCACGTCTGCGCAGATTGTTGAAGATCTGACATGGCTACACGTGTATCAAAATCTATCAGATGAAACGGGCTTACCGGTCTTATATGACCTTGATATCGGTCATCAACCACCGCAATTGACCTTAGTCAATGGGGCGACAGGTACAATACGCATTCAAGGAAAAGACTCACGAATTGATATTACGTTTAATTAA
- a CDS encoding PTS mannitol transporter subunit IICB translates to MATAQNGARGIRVQVQRFGSFLSGMVMPNIGAFIAWGIITALFIPTGWAPNKDLGELVGPTITYLLPLLIGYTGGKLMHDVRGGVVGALATMGVIVGTEIPMFLGAMIMGPLGGYVIKKFDQLIEGKIKPGLEMLVNNFSVGIIGGLLMLGGFKVFGPLMTSLDDIMAAAVGAIVSANLLPLASLFIEPAKILFLNNAINHGILSPLGLDQANEVGKSVLFLLEANPGPGLGLLLAYSFFGSGAAKKTAPGAAFIQFIGGIHEIYFPYVLMKPVLLLAMIAGGMSGILTFVLFDVGLVAPASPGSIIAVFLMASRGSYLGLIAGVLVSATVTFLVSTILLKTSKAKETSLEEASANVSAMKGKQSIASTLVSAEAKPLAEVEHIIFACDAGMGSSAMGASVLRNKINKAGLPIKVTNTSISQLPENAELIITHRDLTERAMEQVPTAEHRSVDNFLNAGYYDQLVHEIETARNKIS, encoded by the coding sequence ATGGCGACAGCTCAAAATGGAGCACGGGGGATCCGTGTTCAAGTACAACGGTTCGGAAGCTTTTTAAGTGGTATGGTCATGCCAAACATCGGTGCATTCATCGCTTGGGGGATCATCACGGCACTCTTCATCCCAACCGGATGGGCACCAAATAAGGATCTCGGTGAACTCGTCGGTCCGACGATTACCTATCTCTTACCGTTGCTGATCGGGTACACAGGTGGGAAACTAATGCATGACGTCAGAGGCGGCGTCGTCGGTGCCCTCGCAACAATGGGGGTCATCGTTGGAACAGAGATTCCGATGTTCCTCGGTGCCATGATCATGGGACCACTTGGCGGATATGTCATTAAAAAGTTTGATCAACTGATTGAAGGAAAAATCAAACCAGGTCTTGAGATGCTCGTCAATAACTTCTCTGTCGGGATCATCGGTGGATTATTGATGCTCGGCGGTTTCAAAGTATTCGGTCCACTCATGACAAGTCTTGACGATATCATGGCAGCAGCAGTTGGTGCAATCGTCAGCGCGAACTTATTACCGCTTGCTAGTTTATTTATCGAACCCGCAAAAATTTTATTCTTAAATAACGCTATTAACCACGGTATCCTCAGCCCACTTGGTCTTGATCAGGCAAATGAAGTTGGTAAATCGGTGCTGTTCCTACTCGAAGCAAACCCGGGTCCAGGTCTTGGTCTATTGCTTGCTTATTCGTTCTTCGGATCGGGTGCAGCAAAGAAAACAGCACCAGGTGCAGCATTCATTCAATTCATCGGTGGAATTCACGAGATCTACTTCCCATATGTCTTGATGAAACCAGTCTTACTACTTGCAATGATTGCTGGTGGAATGAGCGGTATTCTCACATTCGTTCTATTTGATGTTGGATTAGTTGCACCGGCTTCTCCAGGTAGTATCATTGCTGTTTTCCTTATGGCATCACGTGGTTCTTACCTCGGATTGATTGCTGGAGTTCTTGTCTCTGCAACCGTGACATTCTTGGTCTCGACTATTCTTCTGAAAACGAGTAAAGCAAAAGAAACATCGCTTGAAGAAGCAAGCGCGAACGTCAGTGCGATGAAAGGAAAACAATCGATCGCTTCGACGCTCGTATCAGCTGAAGCGAAACCGCTCGCGGAAGTCGAACATATCATTTTCGCTTGTGACGCGGGTATGGGTTCGAGTGCGATGGGAGCATCCGTCCTTCGTAATAAAATCAATAAGGCGGGGTTACCCATCAAGGTGACGAATACGTCAATCAGTCAATTGCCAGAAAACGCGGAACTGATCATCACGCATCGTGATTTGACGGAGCGGGCGATGGAGCAAGTACCAACGGCAGAACATCGGTCAGTCGATAACTTCTTAAATGCCGGATATTATGATCAACTTGTGCATGAAATCGAAACAGCACGCAACAAAATTTCTTAA
- a CDS encoding TraR/DksA C4-type zinc finger protein — protein MLSKQQTEEFKQRLLKEKEKTTSNIEQRDTDYDEGELSSYDNHPADSGDELFLRERDQAITEMQEDMLSDVDRALKAIEDGTYGTCKICGKEIEIERLDIIPETLLCIEHAKEEAEQNENDPNSRPSEEDVLDPSVTARGKDIDGDTDGFSKVSDFGSSDTPSDQEDGIDPTRS, from the coding sequence ATGTTATCAAAACAACAGACGGAAGAATTCAAACAACGTTTATTAAAAGAAAAAGAGAAAACAACATCAAATATTGAACAACGCGATACGGATTACGATGAAGGCGAATTGTCGAGTTACGATAATCATCCTGCCGATTCAGGTGACGAGTTGTTCTTACGCGAACGCGATCAAGCGATTACGGAAATGCAAGAAGATATGCTGTCGGATGTCGATCGCGCTCTCAAAGCAATTGAAGATGGAACATACGGTACTTGTAAAATTTGTGGAAAAGAGATTGAAATCGAACGTCTTGATATCATTCCGGAAACGTTATTATGTATCGAGCATGCGAAAGAAGAAGCGGAACAAAACGAAAACGATCCCAATTCGCGACCAAGCGAAGAAGACGTGCTCGACCCATCTGTGACAGCACGTGGAAAAGACATCGATGGCGATACGGACGGTTTCTCGAAGGTAAGTGACTTTGGTAGTTCCGATACGCCATCTGACCAAGAAGATGGGATTGACCCAACGCGGTCTTGA
- a CDS encoding alpha/beta hydrolase produces MRRRTKIGLGVIGSGLVAASYYFYEMAIATNPKPFLSNNRDLSDEMVRLMQPGQTWIKEQPLERIEIQAKDGLTLRGHFLPAVVPSDRIVILVHGYGGVGTDLAGFAYLYHQAGFHVMMPDNRGHGMSDGHYIGFGWHDREDCLSWSNYLIERIGQDAKLFLHGVSMGGATVLMTSGEQLPPQIKGIISDCAYTSVNAVLAYQMKRMYRLPHFPFLGMTSLLTKLKAGYSFREASALKQVKKAQVPILFIHGGADTFVPTEMVYELYEACPTEKELVVIPNAAHAMAYFEDPALYDEVVEKFVRSILRND; encoded by the coding sequence ATGCGTCGGAGAACAAAAATTGGTTTAGGGGTCATCGGATCCGGACTAGTGGCAGCAAGTTATTATTTTTATGAAATGGCGATTGCTACGAATCCAAAACCCTTCTTATCGAATAATCGAGACTTAAGTGACGAGATGGTCCGATTGATGCAACCTGGTCAGACATGGATCAAGGAACAACCGCTTGAGCGAATCGAGATTCAAGCTAAGGATGGTTTAACATTACGTGGACATTTTCTTCCGGCAGTAGTGCCGTCTGATCGAATTGTCATCCTTGTGCATGGATATGGAGGCGTCGGTACGGATTTAGCTGGCTTCGCCTATTTATACCATCAAGCTGGTTTTCACGTTATGATGCCTGACAACCGCGGACACGGGATGAGCGACGGTCATTATATTGGATTCGGATGGCATGATCGTGAAGACTGCCTTAGCTGGTCGAACTATCTGATCGAACGAATCGGACAAGATGCGAAGTTGTTCTTACATGGCGTTTCGATGGGAGGCGCAACCGTCTTAATGACAAGCGGCGAACAACTTCCACCACAAATTAAAGGGATCATTTCGGATTGTGCCTATACGTCCGTCAATGCAGTCCTTGCATATCAGATGAAACGAATGTATCGATTGCCACATTTCCCGTTTTTAGGCATGACAAGTCTGTTGACGAAACTGAAAGCTGGTTACTCCTTCCGAGAAGCATCTGCTTTAAAACAAGTTAAAAAAGCACAGGTGCCAATCCTCTTCATTCATGGTGGAGCGGATACGTTCGTTCCAACGGAGATGGTGTATGAGTTATACGAAGCATGTCCGACGGAAAAAGAACTTGTCGTCATTCCGAACGCTGCGCATGCTATGGCCTATTTTGAAGACCCCGCATTATATGACGAGGTCGTTGAGAAGTTCGTGCGGAGCATCTTGCGAAATGATTGA
- a CDS encoding transporter substrate-binding domain-containing protein gives MKKGSILLALLMSCILVLGACSIGSKEEESSEGKTYKVGIDVTYPPFEYKDGDTYKGIDIDLMKAIAKDQNFKIQFEAMDFSGIIPALQANQLDVAIAGMSITPERKKVVTFSDPYFKAGLILVVKEDENGIKSVNDLKGKKVAVKKGTTGAKYATDNADKLGFTVTQFNDSPAMFQEVKNGNAAALIEDYPVISYANKQQNLGLKLVGDRLNGDNYGIAVLKGENEDLMKKINKGLANLKENGEYDKIVDTYLK, from the coding sequence ATGAAAAAAGGGAGTATCTTGCTAGCGCTCTTGATGAGCTGTATTCTCGTGCTTGGTGCATGTAGTATCGGTTCAAAAGAAGAAGAGTCGTCAGAAGGAAAGACGTATAAGGTAGGTATCGACGTTACGTATCCACCGTTCGAGTATAAAGACGGAGATACGTACAAAGGAATTGATATTGATCTCATGAAAGCAATCGCCAAAGATCAGAACTTTAAGATTCAATTCGAAGCAATGGACTTTAGCGGTATCATTCCGGCTCTACAAGCGAATCAATTGGACGTTGCGATTGCTGGGATGAGTATTACACCAGAACGGAAAAAAGTCGTTACATTCTCAGATCCATACTTCAAAGCTGGTCTTATTCTAGTCGTCAAAGAAGATGAAAATGGTATCAAATCTGTCAACGATCTTAAAGGGAAAAAAGTAGCCGTCAAAAAAGGAACGACTGGCGCAAAATATGCAACGGATAACGCAGATAAACTTGGTTTCACAGTCACGCAGTTCAATGATAGTCCAGCAATGTTCCAAGAAGTGAAGAACGGTAACGCAGCAGCCTTGATTGAAGATTATCCAGTCATCTCGTATGCAAACAAACAACAAAATCTTGGATTAAAACTGGTCGGAGATCGTCTCAACGGAGATAATTATGGAATCGCTGTCTTAAAAGGTGAGAACGAAGATCTGATGAAGAAAATCAACAAAGGACTTGCGAACCTGAAAGAAAACGGTGAATACGACAAAATCGTCGACACGTATTTAAAATAA